GTGCTGGAGGTGATGGGCGAGCTGGTCCACGAAGCCGTGACCGGCGAGCGCGCCTCCGTCAATCCCGTGCACGCTCTAGCGCGCTTTTTGGGCGGCGGGACGCCGCCTGAGGAGTCCCCGCCCGCGCCGCCCGCCGACGAAGCGGCACTGGCAGCCGGATTGCCGCTGCCAGAACCGCTGCCAGAACCACTGCCAGAGCCAGGAGACAGCTTGAGCCTTGGCATGAACGGGGGCACCCATACCAGCCTGAGTCCTGACCTGAACGGGGGCACCCATGGCGGCGCGATCGCCCCAGACGCTCCCACCGCTGTGCTTCTGCCGCCCATTGCCACCCTGCCGCCCCCGGCCCCTCGCCCAGCCAACGGACCCACCGACGACTACCGCATCAAGACGCTGCGGGTCGAAACGCGGGATCTCGACTCCCTGATGACCCAAGCCGGAGAGCTGACGGTGACGAAAATCCGCATTGCTCACCGCCTCAATGATGTCGAGTCGCTCCTGGGATTTTGGGAAGACTGGAGCCGCGACGCCTTTGTCAATCGCTATGCCCTGGGTAGTACCGGCGCGATGGGCGATCGCAGCCAGATTTGGCAGACCTTCCAGCAGCGCACCGAAGAGCGCATCGAGCAGATGGGCACCGCCATCACCCGCCTGCGCAACGCCCTCTACGAAGACACGATGCGCCTCGAAGGGCTGGCCGAGGAGCTCGAAGCGGGGGTGCGCACCCTGCGCCTGATGCCCCTGTCGAGTCTTTTTAGCCTCTTTCCTCGCATGGTGCGCGATCTGGCCCGCCAGGAAAGCAAGCAGGTCGAGCTGGTGCTCGAAGGGGGCGAAACGCGCGCCGACAAGCGCATCCTGGAGGAGATGAAAGACCCGATCGCCCACATGCTGCGCAATGCCATCGACCACGGTCTGGAGTCGCCGGAGGAGCGCCAGCGCCTGGGCAAACCGGCGATCGCCACCATCACCCTGCGCGGCTACCAAACCGCCAACAACATCCTGATCGAGGTCTCCGACGATGGCCGGGGCATCGATCCTGTCGCGATCCGGCGCGCGGCGATCGCCAAGCAGCTTTGCCGCGAAGAAGACCTCGACGCCATGACCCCCAGCCAGATCCAGGCCCTGATCTTCGAGCCGGGCTTCTCGACCCGCAACTTCGTCACCGAAGTCTCCGGACGGGGCGTCGGTCTGGACGTCGTGCGCACCAACGTCGATCGGCTCAAGGGCAGCATCGAAGTCCTCTCGACGCCGGGTCAGGGCTGCACCATTCGCATCCGCCTGGGCACCACCCTGGCCACCGTCCACGTGCTGATCGTCCGCGTCGCGGGCATCGACTATGCCCTGCCGGTCGAATTTGTGTTGCGGACCCAGCTGGTGCGCCCCTCCGAGATTTTCACCATCGAAGGCCGAGAAGCCACCCTCCTGGACGAATCCCCCGTCCCCGTAGCTCACCTGATCGATCTGCTGGAGCTGCCGGCCCAGGATGCCAAAACCAAAGCGGCCCTCAGCGCCGACCAGCCCATGCCCTGCATCGTGCTGAAGGTGGGAGAAGAGCGGCTCGCCCTGCTCGTGGATGACCTGCTAGACGAACAAGATGTGATGCTCAAGCCCCAAAGCAAAATCCTGCGGCGCGTCCGCAACGTGGCCGGGGCAACGATCCTAGGCACCGGGGAAGTCTGCATGATCCTCAGCGCGCCGGACCTAGTGAAGTCCATCAATCGCCGCCAGCGATCGCGCTCGGCCGTCGCCCCTGCCCCCGCTGCCCAGCCCACCCGCAAACAGGTGATCCTGCTGGTAGAAGACTCGATCGCCACCCGCACCCAAGAAAAACGCATTCTAGAGGGGGCGGGCTACGAAGTCGTGACCGCCGTCAATGGCCTCGACGGCTTTAGCAAGATCATGTCTCGCGCCTTTGATGCGGTCGTGTCCGATGTCCAAATGCCCAAGATGGACGGCTTCGAGCTGACCGCCCAAATTCGCCAAAATCGCGACTTCGCCGAGCTGCCCATCGTTTTGGTGACCACCCTGGCCAGCGACGAAGACAAAAAGCGCGGCGTCGAGGTGGGAGCCAATGCTTACATTACGAAGGGCACCTTCAATCAAGAGGTTCTCTTGGATACCCTGCGGAGGCTGATGTAGATGCCCCAGCCCATTCGTGTGCTGTTGGTCGAGGATTCTCCAGTGGCGCTAGCAGTGCTCACGCGGATCCTCAAGGCGTCTCCCGACATCGAAATTGTGGGAACAGCACGCACGGGTCAAGAAGCCCTGGATCTGCTGCCCGAGGCTCGGCCCCAGGTCATTTGCACCGATTTGCACATGCCGCAGATGGACGGCCTGGAGCTGACGCGGCGCGTCATGTCGACTTCGCCCAAGCCGATTTTGGTGATCAGCGCTTCGGTCCAAGAGGACGACAGCCAAAATATTTTTCAGCTCCTGGAGGCGGGGGCTGTGGACATTTTTCCGAAGCCGGTCGGCGGCCTAGCGGTGAGCGATCCGAAGATTGCGCAGGCGCTGATCGACAAGATCAAGGTGCTGTCGGGGGTGACGGTGTTTACGCAGCACCGGGGGCGATCGCCCTCAGCCAACCCAGGCAATCCAGCCGCTGTCGTGCCGCTGCCGCTGCCGCCGCTCCCCGCCGACGTGAACCCCCGCCCCGCAACGGGCGGGGTGCTGGTCATTGGCGCCTCCACCGGCGGGCCGCAGGCGCTGTACACGATCTTGAGCCAGCTGCCGCCCAAGTTCCCCCTACCCATCGTGTGCGTCCAGCACATCAGCGAAGGCTTTTTGCAGGGGCTGATCAACTGGCTGGGCCACGGCTGCGCGCTGCCGGTGACGATCGCCCGAGCGGGCGATCTGCCGCGATCGGGCCACGTTTACTTTCCGCCCGAGCGCCAGCACCTGCTTTTTGATGGGGCGGGCCGCTTTGTGACGCGCTCAGGCGCACCGGTGTCCGGCCACTGTCCCTCGGTGACCGTGACCTTTGAGTCGGTGGCCCACACCTTTCGTCGCAGCGCCATCGGCGTCTTGCTGACGGGGATGGGGCGCGACGGCGCTGACGGGCTCCTGACGATCGCCCAAGCCGGAGGCATGACCATTGCTCAGGACGAAGCCAGCAGCGTCATTTTTGGCATGCCGCGAGAGGCGATCGCCCTGGGAGCCGCTCAGCACATTCTGCCCCTCAACGACATTGCGGGCTATGTGATCCAGCGCTGCATGACCGGGCGATCGCGCCTCTAGGCCGCGCCACTCCCGAGCCAGCGCGCGCTGGTGCCCAAAAATTTTTTGGGACTGGGCGATCGCCCCCGCCAGCAGCCGTGGCCCGACTAGGCCACGCTGCCAGCCGGAGACTCCGTCGATCGCGTCAGGCGATCGACAATCTGCTTGAGCTGCTGGGCCTCAAAGGGCTTCGTCAAATATTCGGTTGCCCCAGCCATGCGCCCTTGCACCCGATCAAACGCCTTATCGCGCGATGTGATCATCACAATGGGCAAATTTCGAAACTGCGGCAAATTTCTCACTGTGCGACACAGTTCGAGCCCATCGATCTGCGGCATCGAAACATCTAAAAGCAAGACCGAAATCGGTTCGTGATAAATCTTAGACAGAGCTTCTACGGCGTTGTCCGCTAGTAGAACCTGATAGTCATCCTTGAGGATGCGGCGGACCATCTCTAAGACGATCGGGCTATCATCAACGGCTAAGACTTGTGGCAGCTTTGCGGCTCCTTCAGGCATGACGCTTCCTTTCCATGGAATGCTGTGACCTAGGTTTAAAGTTCCCATTGAGCAACTTGAGAAATAATACTCTGACGGTTTTTAATAGTTTGAATAGAAAGTCGAGCAATGATGAAGAATTAGTCCGGATTCATCAAAATTGTTCGTAAAAAATCACTTTTGGATAGCAGTTTATAAATACCTTTCGGTTTCTTGATCTCGTTCATTCCCCAATCAGGGATTCGATCTTTTTTTAAAAAGAATTAGTTAATTTCATTGGACGCAATCATCCCCTGATTTGACAACGATCACAAACGCGTAATGGCGGAAATTCCATCGCGATCTCGCTGAGGCAGCGGGAAAGTCCGCCAAGGATCTCAAGGGCGCGGTGATTTTGTGGCCTTTTATTTGGGAATCTTGGCAGTCGAGGAGCCCGCAGGGAGGATTTTGGCTGGCGCGATCGCCAAGGATAAGCCACAGACACCAAGCCCGGAGTAGCCACTCTCATCGCGGTGGCCAAGGATCCGCGAGGCGCTGGAATGGGGAGGCGGTTTCCGACTTGAATTTGGGTCAACAATTGGCTTGGGAGCGGATAGAAGCAGCCGGAAGATGGGCACTTTAGAGAGTAGTGGAAACCAGCGTCAATCTGACTTTTGGCCCATTCCACAAAGTGTGTCGATCGGCTGCTGTGGTCTAACAGGCTGCTTCCATGCTAGAAACCTGGGCAATTCATGGTTGATGTGGGTGGCGGTGGATTGAATACATGTATCAATGCATGGCAGCGGTCGGGGTGGAGGGGCAGCATCCATGGGGGATGCTCGTTCGGAAGCTCAGGGGTTGCCAGGCGCTGGCGGCACTGCTTGGGTTTTACTTACAGCCAGGAACCTACCCGTGCTTATTCCCTCTTCTTGCTCCCCTGAGAGTGTTCCTGCACTCCCTTTTATCCCTTCCTTCTCTGGTGACATGGCGCGGCTAGAGACCCTGCGGCAGTATGGCATTTTGGATTCTGCACCGGAAGTCGCCTTTGACAATCTGGTGCGATTGACTGCTCGATTTTGTGAGGTGCCGATGGCGGCGATCGCCTTTGTCGATCGCGATCGCCTGTGGTTCAAGGCCCAAGTGGGACTGCCCCAGCGGCAAGTCCCTCGGGAGGGCAGTTTTTGTGATTATGTGGTCCAGCAGGGCCGCGGGTGGTACGTGGGCGATGCGGCGACGGATCCGCAGTGGCAGGCCAATCGCTGGGTGGTGGATGCGCCGGGGGTGCGCTTTTATGCGGGGGAGCCTCTGGTAACGGCGGAAGGCGCGATTTTGGGGACGCTGAGCATTCTGGATACGGTGCCGCGCACCCTCACCCCGGAGCAGCGGCAAACGCTGTGCATGATGGCTCAGCAGGTGATCGATCAGCTGGAGCTGCGGCGGCTGCGCCACGGGGCAGGAGATTCGCTGGGGGCGGCCCTGACGGCGGGGGCGCTGGCACCGCAGTGTGAGCTGACGATCCAGCCGAGCAACCAGGCGATCGCCTACATCCTCGAAGGCATCACGGACGCTTTTTTCACCCTGGACGCTGATTGGCGCTTTAGCTATCTCAATGTGCGGGCGGAGCAGGTGCTGGGGCGATCGCGCGATGAGCTGCTGCACCAGTGCATCTGGGAGATGTTTCCGGACGCGGTGGGCTCGATCTTTGAGCAGGAGTACCGCCGGGCCGTCACCCAAGGCACCAAGGTCAACTTTGAGGAGTACTACGATCCGCTGGGTCTCTGGCTAGAGGTCCACGCCTATCCCCACACCGGCGGGCTGGCGGTGTACTTTCGGGACGTGACGGCGCGCAAGCAAACTGAGGCCAACTTGCTAGAGCAGTCGCGCCTCTCGACCCTGGCGACGACGGTGGGTCTGCTGCTGGGCCAAAGCGGCTCGCTCACGGATGTCTTGGCCCAGTGCGCCGAGGCGATCGCCGTCTATCTGGACATCGACTTTGTGCGCCTGTGGACCTACAACGAGGAAACCCACCTGCTCGAATTGCAGGCGATCGCCGGACACCACAGCCACACCGACGAATTTCCCGCGTCGATCCCCATGGGCATCAGCCTGATTGGCCGGATTGCTCAGAGTCGGCAGCCCTACGTCGCAAACCAGCTAGCCAGCGACATTTGCATCTTGGACCAAACCTGGGTCCAGCAAGAAGGCTTTCAGTCCTTTGTGGGCATTCCCCTGGTGCTCGAAGATCGCGTCATCGGCGTCATGGCTCTATTTGGCAACGAGCCCCTGAGCGACGCCGCCTTCGGCGCGATCCAGTGGCTGGGCATCAGCATGGCCGTGGCGATCGATCGCAACTGGGCTCGCGAGGCCCTGCTGAGCCGCCGGGAGGCCCTGCTGTTTCGGCTGGCCAACCAGATTCGCAACTCCCTCGACCTCGACACCATCCTGGAAGCCGCCGTCACCGAAATTCGCAACCTGCTGCAAATCGATCGCTGCTACTTTTTGTGGTGCTGGATTCAGTCGCGCGACAGCATTGGCGAGCAGGCGGCCCAGCTGGCGGTCACCCACGAAGACAAACCCGCCGAGCTGCCGAGCCTGCTGGGCGACTTCCCGGCGGACCGCACCCCGGCGATCGCCACCAGCATCCTCAACCTGCAAACCCTGCGGATCAACAGCGTCCTCGATGACGACGAGCTGCCTTCCGACACGCGATCGCTCCTGCTCGATCAGGGCATCGTTTCCCAGCTCCTGGTGCCCCTGGAGACGCGGGCGGGCCAGCTCGGGGCCGTCGTGTGCAGCCACTGTAGCGGTCCCCGCTCCTGGAGCGAGAGCGAAGTCGAGCTCGTCACCGCCATCACCAACCAGCTCGGCCTCGCCATCGACCAAGCCGAGCTCTACGCCCAGAGCCGAGCCGCTGCCCTCGCCGCCCAGACCCAGGCCCAGCAGCTCAACGAAACCCTCGAGCACCTCAAACACACCCAGACCCAGCTCATCCAGAGCGAAAAAATGTCCAGCCTGGGTCAGCTAGTCGCTGGCATCGCCCACGAAATCAACAACCCCGTTAACTTCATCAACGGCAACCTCACCCACGCCAGCAACTACACCCGCGACCTGCTAGAGCTCGTCGAGCTCTACACCAAGCACTATCCCCAGCCCGTGCCGGAGATCGACAGCTTTACCGAAACCATTGACCTCGAGTTTCTCGCCGACGACCTGCCCAAAGTCCTGGCCTCCATGAAGATGGGCGCCGACCGGATTCGCCAAATCGTCCTGTCTTTGCGCAACTTCTCGCGCCTCGACGAAGCCGCCATGAAACCGGTCGATATCCACGAAGGCATTAACAATACGCTGCTGATTCTCCAGGGCCGCCTCAAGCCCAAGGCCAACCGCGATGGCGTCAAGGTGATCAAGGCTTTTGGCGAGCTGCCCCTGGTGGAGTGCTACGCGGGCCAGCTCAATCAGGTGTTTATGAACGTGCTGAGCAACGCCGCGGACGCCCTCCAGCAGCATCACGATCCGCTGCTTGTGATCTCAACGGAGGTCAAGCAGTCCGAGGGGGAGCCCATCGGGACCCATGGAGCGCTGGCCTGCTCGGTGCCCACGTCCGTCGTGATTCGGGTTCGGGACAACGGGCCTGGAATGACGCCGGAGGTGCAGCAGCGGCTGTTTGATCCCTTCTTTACGACTAAGCCGGTGGGCCAGGGAACCGGCCTGGGGCTCTCGATCAGCTACCAAATCGTGGTGGAGCGCCACGGCGGCACGCTCCAGTGCCTTTCCGCACTGGGAGAAGGAGCCGAGTTTGTGATCGAAATTCCGGTTTTTCCGCGCAGCTATCTCCAGGGCCATCCCTAGGGCGATCGCCCCTAGGCCTTATTCTCCGTATACTGGTCAACTCTTCATAGCAACTTCACAGAGGCTTTTTAGTAATTTCCGTATTTTCAGTGGAATCTGTATCTGAGGGGTTTTCTTCCTCTATCAAGACTCCTGAAAAACACGGATGTTGACTGGTACCTTCATTCCGCCGGAACTCGCGATCGCCCCCAGTCCTGCGGCCATGGTCAATGGTTTGCAGTTGCGCACCGTCCTCGTCGATCACCAAAGCAGCTTTGAGCTGTGGTACCCGACCCAAGATTTGCTAGCGGTCAACGAAGCCTCGCTGCTGATGAGCGATTTTGCGCGGCTAGAGACGATCGCCAAACGGCTCACTTGGCTGATGGGGGCCACCTGCTTTGTGGCTGGACAGCAAATCTCGCTCCACAGCACCGACAGCTGGGGCCAGGTGCAGACGCTACTGGCCAACCAGGCGTGCCGCCCCAACGCGATGATCTGGGAGTATCAGGGCCAGACGATCCGGCCAGTGTACGAAAACCAGCGGCACCTGGGCTGGATGATGCAGTCCCCCTGCTGGAAAATTTCGCTGATGCGGATCGAGGGGGGCCTGGGGCGATCGCAGATAGAGGTGCTGCCGGTGACGGTGCAGATCGGCGTTGAGCAGTCCGTGGTGCGGCGATTTCGGGGGACCCGAACGGCGGGCCTAGGGGAGGGCGATCGCGGCTGGCTGGCTCAGGGACAGGCCTGGATGGGCAATGTGAGACGTTTCAAAAAACAAGCACAAAATTCTTGACAAATCGCCCTCATGTTCTGTTACAATCAGTTTCGCTGAGGCGACAGCAATGAAGCCCAAGCGACAACGATGGGGTGTGGCCAAGCGGTAAGGCAGCGGATTTTGGTTCCGCCATTCCTAGGTTCGAATCCTAGCACCCCAGCTCTTAGAGCAAAATAACAAAGCCGTCCTCCAGGGCGGCTTTTGTCTTGGAACGATCTTGGATATTTTGGGGCGACTTGGGATGGCTTAGGGGCGATCGCTAATGGCCCAGCTCATTGGGGATGCCTTCGCAGCCTCCCACCACCGTCGCTCGGGTCCGCGCCCCGCCCCAAGCACAAATGTAGTAGCGCTGCCCTTCAGACAATCGCTCCACCCGGCTAAAGTCAGCGTCTTCGACCACGGCCCCCGTGCACTCACCCGTTGCGTAGTTGGGGGGCTCGGTGCGGCTGCGCGGCGTCGCGGTCTGGGGTTCGCCATAGAACAGCCGCGCGCCCCGCAGGTCCGCGCCCCGCAGCTTCGCCCCGTAGAGAATTGTGCGGGCCAGATTGGCCTTGACCAGATCCGCCTCGCTCAGGTCCGCGCTCACCAGGTTGGCGTCGCTGAGGTCGGTCCAGCGCAGATCCGTGCGCGACAGGTCTGCCTTGGCCAGCATGACCCCCAGGTCGATCACCCGGACGCCCTGCTCGCGGTCCTCGGCATAGCCGCCGACACCGTCGAGGATGGCGCGGCCCAGGCGCTGGTCGCGCTTGAGGGGAGTCAGCAGCTTCGATTGGGACAAAAAGCGAATGACTTTGGCTTTGCCGTTGGCGTCGATGCTGCTGAGGATGGCGGCGGTGCGGCCTTCGGCGATCGCCCGCTCCTGGGGCCAGTCTTCGAGGAGTCCTTCTTCATCTAGGACCAGATCCGAGACGCCCTGAAAGTAGGTGTCGATGGTCTGCTGCTGAGTAATCAGGTTTTGCTGAATAGTCAGCAGGTTTTGCTGGGTGGTGAGGTCCTTGGAGATGACGTACTGCCGCCAGGCCACGTACACCGCCAGAATCGCAATCAAGATTTGGCCAAAGGCGCCGATGAAGTCGCTCAGGACGGCGACTATGTCCCAGTTGATGGTTTTGAACCAGGCCACGATCGGGCGGTCCCAGCCCAGCAGGCGGCAAAGGCCAACAAATCCCAGCGTTAGCCCCAGGCTGCCGACCAGAAAGGTGCGCTGCTGAGGTTTGACCAGCTCCTCCAGGATGTCGCGAAAGAGGGGCCACAGCAGGCGAAGGGAAATCAGCAGCGACACCAGGGTGGCAGGCCAGGTCAGCCAGTCTAGGTCGAGGGCCAGCCCGAGAATCAAAATGGCGATCGCCACGAGGCCAAATAGTGAGCCCGGCGGTACTCGGCGGGGGAGCCGGGAGGCTGCGATCGCCAGCTGAGCGTTGCGGCTGGCGGCCAAGATAGCGGTGGCTGAGGGGCTGAGGCCTTCCACCGGCTGAGCAAGGCCGTTGAGATTGTCGAGCGCGTCGTCTTCTTCGGAGAGGTCCGCAGCGGGCGGAAATTCTTGGGCGGGGGGCTGGTCAGCGTGGGGATCTGGGGTCATAGGCACGGTTCAGGACGCGAGAGGTGAGCAAAACAAAAAGGCCACGACAAGCATCAAGGGCAAAACCTGCGTTTACGGGCGCGGCTCAGAGGCGCTGGCCTGTTCGCTAGGATCGCAATATATCCTGTCAAAGCGTCTATGCTGCCGATTATTTACGCCGACGACTTTCTTCTCCACGATACTGGGTTGTTTCATCCGGAGCGGGCCGATCGCCTGCGGGCGGTGATGTCTGCTCTGCGAGCCGCTCCCTGGGCCGATCAGCTGGCGTGGCGATCGCCCACTCCCATTGAAACGCGATCGGTCTTGCCCTGGATCGAGCAAATTCACACACCCGACTATGTCCAGCAGGTGCGGGTCTTGGCCAATCGCGGCGGCGGCCATCTCGACGGCGATACGGTGGTGTCTCCCCGCAGCTTTGAGATCGCGCAACTGGCAGTCAGCGCGTGGCTCGATGGCGTCGATCAGGTCCTGGAGACGGGTCGACCGGCCTTTGTGCTGGCGCGGCCGCCGGGTCACCACGCCGTGCGCGATCGCGGCATGGGATTTTGCATTTTTGCCAATGCGGCGATCGCCGCTCACTACGCCCTTAGCCAGCCCGGCATCCAGCGCGTTGCCATCCTCGACTGGGACGTCCACCACGGCAACGGCACCCAGGCCCTCACCGAAACCCACCCCCAGATTTTTTATTGCTCGCTGCACCAGTCGCCCTGCTATCCCGGCACGGGCAGCCGCTCCGAGCAGGGGTTTCACCACAATGTGCTCAACCTGCCCCTGCCGCCGGAGAGCACCTTCGAGGACTACGACCCCCTCTTTCGCGAAAAGATTGTCCCGACCCTCAAAGCATTTCGGCCCGATCTGCTGATTGTCAGCGCGGGCTACGACGCCAACAAGGACGACGCGATCGCCAGCCTTTGCCTCAAGCCAGCCGATTACGGCCTCTTCACCCAGCACTGCCTCAGCCTCACGCCCCGCATCCTATTTGGCCTAGAAGGCGGCTACGATCTAGCCAGCCTGGGCCAATCGGTGGTCGCCACCCTCGAGCGCTGCCTGCTCACCCCGGGGCATTAAATTTTTCGCAGAATTCTAGGCGTTTGCTAAATCTGTCGCCATGCTGGTGAAGTCATCCCTGTAATTTCTGGGAGTGCCTCCGCTGATGGGGGTGACTAGAGCCACTATCCGCGCGCTTCCGGACCTTGCAGCAGCAATTTCCATTTCCTACCACTTGTTGAGGAAAGCATATGGGCTTGTTTGACAAAGTGTTTGGTGGCGCTCGCACGGAACAGCAGCAAGACGTCCTCAATCCTCCGGAGGCGTTTGCAGCGATCGTGCTAGTGGCGGTGGCATCGGATGGGTACTTGTCCGACGAGGAGTCCACGGGGGTCTACACGACCCTGTCGCGGATGCAGATGTTTAAGAACTATTCCACTGATGTGGTGCGGCGGATGTTCGACAAGCTGCTGGGCATCATGCGGCGGGACGGAGCTGGCTCTCTGGTGGATTTGGCGATCGCCTCTTTGCCCTTTGAGCTGAAGGAAACGGTGTTCGCCGTGGCCACGGACTTGGTCCTGGCCGATGGTCACGTGGCAGAAGAAGAAAAGAAATTTTTGAACGATTTGCAGATTGCTCTGGGCCTCAATGACGCGATCGCCATCAAGATCATCGAAGTGCTGCTGATCAAAAATCGCGGCTAGACCTGCGCAGCAGGAGCCTCTGCCATGCTCTCGCCCAATCTTTTTCGACCCTCTCCCAGCTCCGAATCGGAGCTTTTTTCTGGGCAAAAAGCGTGCGCGGTGGGGAGCAGTCAGCTTAAGGTGGGGGCGATATTCGCAGCAGGAGACAAGGTTCGTGGCTGAGCTGCACAAATGGAAAACCCTGGCCTCCCAGATGGCCTTTGACCACGCCTGGTACAAGGTGCGGCGCGATCGCGTGCAGCTCCCCAACGGGACCGTCATCGATGACTATTTTCTCAGCGTGCGCCCCGATGTGGCTCTCGTGCTGCCCGTGACCCGTGCCGGGGAACTGGTCTTTGTGCGTCAGTATCGTCACGGAGCGGGCGAAGTTTTGCTGGAGCTGCCCGCGGGGACCTTTGACCCTGCCCAAGAAGCGCCCCAAGGGGCAGCCCAGCGAGAACTGCTAGAAGAAACGGGCTATACCGCCTCGACCTGGATATCCCTAGGGGTTCTCTACGACAACCCGGTGAAGGAAACCAACAAAATTCACGTGTTTTTGGCTCAAAATGCCCAAAAAACCGCTGATCAAATCCTCGACATTACGGAAGAAATCGAGATTGTTTTAATACCGCCTT
This genomic stretch from Geitlerinema sp. PCC 7407 harbors:
- a CDS encoding pentapeptide repeat-containing protein; the protein is MTPDPHADQPPAQEFPPAADLSEEDDALDNLNGLAQPVEGLSPSATAILAASRNAQLAIAASRLPRRVPPGSLFGLVAIAILILGLALDLDWLTWPATLVSLLISLRLLWPLFRDILEELVKPQQRTFLVGSLGLTLGFVGLCRLLGWDRPIVAWFKTINWDIVAVLSDFIGAFGQILIAILAVYVAWRQYVISKDLTTQQNLLTIQQNLITQQQTIDTYFQGVSDLVLDEEGLLEDWPQERAIAEGRTAAILSSIDANGKAKVIRFLSQSKLLTPLKRDQRLGRAILDGVGGYAEDREQGVRVIDLGVMLAKADLSRTDLRWTDLSDANLVSADLSEADLVKANLARTILYGAKLRGADLRGARLFYGEPQTATPRSRTEPPNYATGECTGAVVEDADFSRVERLSEGQRYYICAWGGARTRATVVGGCEGIPNELGH
- a CDS encoding PleD family two-component system response regulator, producing MPEGAAKLPQVLAVDDSPIVLEMVRRILKDDYQVLLADNAVEALSKIYHEPISVLLLDVSMPQIDGLELCRTVRNLPQFRNLPIVMITSRDKAFDRVQGRMAGATEYLTKPFEAQQLKQIVDRLTRSTESPAGSVA
- the cheB gene encoding chemotaxis-specific protein-glutamate methyltransferase CheB codes for the protein MPQPIRVLLVEDSPVALAVLTRILKASPDIEIVGTARTGQEALDLLPEARPQVICTDLHMPQMDGLELTRRVMSTSPKPILVISASVQEDDSQNIFQLLEAGAVDIFPKPVGGLAVSDPKIAQALIDKIKVLSGVTVFTQHRGRSPSANPGNPAAVVPLPLPPLPADVNPRPATGGVLVIGASTGGPQALYTILSQLPPKFPLPIVCVQHISEGFLQGLINWLGHGCALPVTIARAGDLPRSGHVYFPPERQHLLFDGAGRFVTRSGAPVSGHCPSVTVTFESVAHTFRRSAIGVLLTGMGRDGADGLLTIAQAGGMTIAQDEASSVIFGMPREAIALGAAQHILPLNDIAGYVIQRCMTGRSRL
- a CDS encoding tellurite resistance TerB family protein; the encoded protein is MGLFDKVFGGARTEQQQDVLNPPEAFAAIVLVAVASDGYLSDEESTGVYTTLSRMQMFKNYSTDVVRRMFDKLLGIMRRDGAGSLVDLAIASLPFELKETVFAVATDLVLADGHVAEEEKKFLNDLQIALGLNDAIAIKIIEVLLIKNRG
- a CDS encoding GAF domain-containing protein, with amino-acid sequence MARLETLRQYGILDSAPEVAFDNLVRLTARFCEVPMAAIAFVDRDRLWFKAQVGLPQRQVPREGSFCDYVVQQGRGWYVGDAATDPQWQANRWVVDAPGVRFYAGEPLVTAEGAILGTLSILDTVPRTLTPEQRQTLCMMAQQVIDQLELRRLRHGAGDSLGAALTAGALAPQCELTIQPSNQAIAYILEGITDAFFTLDADWRFSYLNVRAEQVLGRSRDELLHQCIWEMFPDAVGSIFEQEYRRAVTQGTKVNFEEYYDPLGLWLEVHAYPHTGGLAVYFRDVTARKQTEANLLEQSRLSTLATTVGLLLGQSGSLTDVLAQCAEAIAVYLDIDFVRLWTYNEETHLLELQAIAGHHSHTDEFPASIPMGISLIGRIAQSRQPYVANQLASDICILDQTWVQQEGFQSFVGIPLVLEDRVIGVMALFGNEPLSDAAFGAIQWLGISMAVAIDRNWAREALLSRREALLFRLANQIRNSLDLDTILEAAVTEIRNLLQIDRCYFLWCWIQSRDSIGEQAAQLAVTHEDKPAELPSLLGDFPADRTPAIATSILNLQTLRINSVLDDDELPSDTRSLLLDQGIVSQLLVPLETRAGQLGAVVCSHCSGPRSWSESEVELVTAITNQLGLAIDQAELYAQSRAAALAAQTQAQQLNETLEHLKHTQTQLIQSEKMSSLGQLVAGIAHEINNPVNFINGNLTHASNYTRDLLELVELYTKHYPQPVPEIDSFTETIDLEFLADDLPKVLASMKMGADRIRQIVLSLRNFSRLDEAAMKPVDIHEGINNTLLILQGRLKPKANRDGVKVIKAFGELPLVECYAGQLNQVFMNVLSNAADALQQHHDPLLVISTEVKQSEGEPIGTHGALACSVPTSVVIRVRDNGPGMTPEVQQRLFDPFFTTKPVGQGTGLGLSISYQIVVERHGGTLQCLSALGEGAEFVIEIPVFPRSYLQGHP
- a CDS encoding NUDIX hydrolase, encoding MAELHKWKTLASQMAFDHAWYKVRRDRVQLPNGTVIDDYFLSVRPDVALVLPVTRAGELVFVRQYRHGAGEVLLELPAGTFDPAQEAPQGAAQRELLEETGYTASTWISLGVLYDNPVKETNKIHVFLAQNAQKTADQILDITEEIEIVLIPPSELVAKIEVGDICVAGSVAAVFLGLAYLQRQAAQG
- a CDS encoding hybrid sensor histidine kinase/response regulator — protein: MFIEDEELRGLFKTASEEHLQQLDAGLLHLEKHPDDQACLENLMREAHSLKGDANMLGVREVGALAHEIEHVLGQVRRQEIAFSPELGDRVSEVLEVMGELVHEAVTGERASVNPVHALARFLGGGTPPEESPPAPPADEAALAAGLPLPEPLPEPLPEPGDSLSLGMNGGTHTSLSPDLNGGTHGGAIAPDAPTAVLLPPIATLPPPAPRPANGPTDDYRIKTLRVETRDLDSLMTQAGELTVTKIRIAHRLNDVESLLGFWEDWSRDAFVNRYALGSTGAMGDRSQIWQTFQQRTEERIEQMGTAITRLRNALYEDTMRLEGLAEELEAGVRTLRLMPLSSLFSLFPRMVRDLARQESKQVELVLEGGETRADKRILEEMKDPIAHMLRNAIDHGLESPEERQRLGKPAIATITLRGYQTANNILIEVSDDGRGIDPVAIRRAAIAKQLCREEDLDAMTPSQIQALIFEPGFSTRNFVTEVSGRGVGLDVVRTNVDRLKGSIEVLSTPGQGCTIRIRLGTTLATVHVLIVRVAGIDYALPVEFVLRTQLVRPSEIFTIEGREATLLDESPVPVAHLIDLLELPAQDAKTKAALSADQPMPCIVLKVGEERLALLVDDLLDEQDVMLKPQSKILRRVRNVAGATILGTGEVCMILSAPDLVKSINRRQRSRSAVAPAPAAQPTRKQVILLVEDSIATRTQEKRILEGAGYEVVTAVNGLDGFSKIMSRAFDAVVSDVQMPKMDGFELTAQIRQNRDFAELPIVLVTTLASDEDKKRGVEVGANAYITKGTFNQEVLLDTLRRLM
- a CDS encoding histone deacetylase, which gives rise to MLPIIYADDFLLHDTGLFHPERADRLRAVMSALRAAPWADQLAWRSPTPIETRSVLPWIEQIHTPDYVQQVRVLANRGGGHLDGDTVVSPRSFEIAQLAVSAWLDGVDQVLETGRPAFVLARPPGHHAVRDRGMGFCIFANAAIAAHYALSQPGIQRVAILDWDVHHGNGTQALTETHPQIFYCSLHQSPCYPGTGSRSEQGFHHNVLNLPLPPESTFEDYDPLFREKIVPTLKAFRPDLLIVSAGYDANKDDAIASLCLKPADYGLFTQHCLSLTPRILFGLEGGYDLASLGQSVVATLERCLLTPGH